The genomic segment TCTTGTATGTAGATGCCAAATGTTAGACGAGATTCTGAGTCATGTTAAACAAGAAACATACATTATCATTCTCACTGTTTAAGGTTTGGTTGTGAAGGTGATATAATAGCAATGTAAAATTAACCTTAACATTCCCACAAAGGTAAGGTATCAACTGTTAGCTGTAggtacatgattttttttaaagcagaAACTTACCTTATCATTCCCCCTACAGTAAGGCACCCCTTTGGCATATTGTCGGTTGAAGTCAAACCCATGCTCTATGAGAAACTTCAATGACGCAGGCTCCACGGTGTATTCTTCCTCACatagtgttgtgatgttgtatgTCTGTACCAAAAATTTCCATTGACACCCTCCAGATCCTTCCATTCCTTGTGGGACCTCCTGACTAGAATCTGTGGACTGGTCTTTTAATGAGTTTGTCACATTGGTGAGTTTGAAGCACGAGATACCAATGGAGAGTATGGAACGTGACTTTGCACTGTTGGCTATGCCTTTATAGCGGTCCTCTATAGATCTAAAACATACATCATTATTATAATACAAGCATCCTGagagtattgctaaagcaatacatgtcccctccACCTCCCCCCCCCCAACCGGCCCCCACTAAAAATCTgaaaatagtaagtgacctaAAGCTACTCATACTTAAGTTACACACAAACTTTCATCAACTTAcattgaagcatggctgagaaaggAACAGAAAACTGAGTGGATGGACGAATGTTGAGGAAAACATATATTCCCCGATTTCAACGGAAGGGGACTGCAAACAGCCTTTATAGTTAAATAGGTATATATCATTCCGTTATAAATGTTCTGATGCctatatatctaaatacatgtatagatgcTAAGGGACATAATAACAAGTACATTAGATGACTTACTTGGCAACTAGGGATTTCCGGTTTCCTAACCCACTGAGTTCCTGAAAGCAAGAGAAATTATATAGTCTACCATCAGTTAGTTAAATAAATCATGGCTTAACAGGAGAGTTAAGAAGAAAACTGTACTTGTTATTTAAAAGTGAATGAAGACATGAAGGATAAATATTTTtagtaataataaaataagGTATTTCATTCTCACAGCTGTGGCTAATACGGTTGTGGTACACGAGTGGAAACACGAGTGGAGACATGGGGTGAGCAATTCTGACTTGTAGTGGGTATTTGGAGAGCGGGCTTGAGTGAGTTTCAGACTATCAGTATTGGTACTGAAATAGACTTAATTGAGAGGAATATTTTGAACAAAAGGGAAACTGTAGTAGGGACATGGAGAATAaactttaattttgttaaaGCTTTGGACTGAAAACCAGAGAGCTGAATCGTGGAGATGGTACTTTGAAATGTAGAGAAGTAGTAATCTCTTGGAGTGACAATGTTTACTTTTAGACCATGCCTAGAAGTTGAGATTTGATATAATGTACCTGGAATAAGATTTGAAGTTCTTATTAGGCCAGAGGccttatgatatacagtatgtatataggGACATAGTTAAGATTTGACTACTGAGCTGCATCTAGATCTTGAGATGagattgaattgaaattgatattttgagATGTCTTGGAGTGGTGAAAATGGGGTAAAGATTTCAGATGACAACTTCATGGAAAAGAGAACTTGATGAGAGAATGGAGTTAAACAGAATTAGGAAATCCTTACTGTGTCCATGGCAATGAATGTTGAAGTTTTTATTGACAGCAACAATGACGGccatatttctttaaaattttctttgtgAACATCCACCACCGGAACAGTCTCAAACATGGCCATCTTCAAAATCTGCAGATTTATTCtataacagaaaatatataaGGTTCATGTACAACATTATTTATTAGACACATTCAGCAGGATATGTACCTTATATCTCGGTCATTTTAGTTGTATAATAATTattcacaaacatgcatatcCCTTACCGGCCCCCACTgaaaatagtaacagtaaccttgacTTTGATCCAAAATCCCTGAATCTTGTAACTTGTCaaagatattatggtcctttatcattgtgtgaagtttgagaaaaatccctaaAGAAATGAAGCTGCTTAAGTGCTTAAAACCTTTGGTGTCACATACATAGATATGTAcgagtgtacatacatacaagacagacagagaggaaacctatagtccccactGGGATACACTGGTAAGGGACCAATTAATAAAACATCAGACAAATATTCTGTGGGGAGAGCAAGTTTGAACTAAATGTTGTCAAACCCTTGCTAGTCGGTCTATACGTTTATAAAGATCAGCTAGAACTACCGGTAAGTAAGGGTGCACCAAATGAGAGACCAGGGAGAAATAAGTGTCCAGGGAGGTATTTTGCATGCCCAACCAGGCGTTTTTTAATGAAgactttttgatactttttctgtaacatacatatgataccattatctaacaccatgcagAATTTCAGTTTGATCAGATGATTTGCAATGCAGTATCCACTGGAGTGTACAGGATGGTTTTATTCTTGCCCAGGAATTTGATAATAGGGATTTTTGCTATCAGTATCATATTATTTTTTGCAACATGTAGGTGACAACATTATCTTATGCCATGAAAAAATCACTTTGATCAGATGGTTGCATATTAACGAATTTGTTAATTAAGTCTTATGAAGTTAACTATGTAATACAGACACGGCCAACAATGGAAGCGAAGTATTTCGTAATGAAATTATAGTTCTGACGAAGCATCCAGTTCAAAGGAAGTATAAAACGGTACTATATACTAAGATTATTTAATTAACACCTGTATGTCCATTTCCTAGTactatatgtgtacatgtgaaacctgaaatgaaatacaaagaAAAACTTCTTTATCATCAATTACAGAGCGCTGGATATAGGAACGTAGCTAAGTGTTATTTTGAGTGTCCTGTGGAGCCCGTGCTAGCTTCAATCAGCATGGACACTCATTAGGTATCTAGGCTGCTATCTACCACCTGAGTGTCCAGGGCTTGTAAGGCTTATCTCGCTGGCCAATCATGATCACTAGATAGCATGAAAtcagagactatatatatatattgatatttggtACTCCAGTGAAATTGacaactatataaaaaaaatatatattatatgtatttaatatattgttaattaaaCTCCTACATATCTAATATTCGTCAGAGTATTCTGCAGTATGAGTGTTTGAAACCTAAattaaaatactgataaaaaccacaggtacttggggtaagaaattacatttgtatatatatactatatagcctcgtatCACTATATActctatttattttatatagtaatacgaggctatatagtatatatatacaaatgtaatttcttaccccaagtacctgtgataaaaacttattttttcatCAGTTACCaatatcagagacttgtatatccttgtgatatacaagtctctgccAATATATAGTAATGCTAAAAAGCGTGAAATGACGATAATTAATTTAAGTAATGGGAGACTTAATactattttttctatatattacaTTCATTTTGGATGCTCTGGTCGCTCATTTCCCCTGGTTATTCATTAGGAACACCggtgaatgtacatgtacatgtatgatgttaatccgaagggttctggtgttaatatcgcctttcaAGCTGCCTCTacgtagtaagatcgtcagaaaattcggactagtATGATGTAAGCTGAAGTGCACCTCCTATTTTGGATACTGTCCGTCAGCACATGGCTATTTTTATATACTAAGACagtcacatgtacctgtactgtCAGTGAATATCAAAACGCGGTTTTTATGATAATTCTAAAACAACAACTTTGAAACCAACATGTTCATTAGTTTTTCCCCCGAAATGCGTAAATAGAATGTTTTTTCTCTCAACTGAGGTGATGTCAATGTTGACGTTCCATGTGCGTTCCGTGTCGACCGCAGCAGACCAAGGCACGTGTGCGGGGTTTCATGCGAGATGCCAATTTTATAGAAACACTTACCTCAGTCACTCCGATTGCACAGTCAAATGGGGCGTGTTCTGCTGTATTTAAACGTTAACTTATGACATGATCCATGTATTAGCCATGGAAGCAAGGTAATGCGCGCTTTTCTAAAGCTACATCTCGTGTTTACCTTCCTTCAAGTTAAAAACTCccataagggagataactagtTAGCTTTGTCGTAGTAAAATTAGACTGTTAAATCCGGATATTTTGTTTCACTCCGCTGCAAAGTCAACTGTacactttatttatttcatattttaaattcattttttgtttaaggttatataatatagttaGTCATTATTGCAGAACCCAGAGTAAATAAAAAGGAATCTGAAATATACTTGACAAATGTGATAAAACTATGTATTCTGCAATCAATGTTTAGTTCTCTAAATTCCAATGGAATCCTTTATCACATAGTTATGTGGCTTATGtttgtaacagagcgcatgattaattaaatttaaatcactgcctccgctatGGATCGAACCCgtgacctctggcttactagtactagtcttacgctcaaccgatcgagctaaagagaagatctctctagccgagcggtatattgcggctagtatttaccagggttacatgtttGTTTTCCAATAATAAGTCTGCAATTTGGAAGTGtagttttcatttaatattagaATATGAAAAACAAGATATTTCATATCCCCAAAACTTAATCAAACAGAAGAAATATACACTTTGTCATTTTAagtatttttaattaaattttttttcacaaatacctgtgtatgatttgtatccGATACCAAATatctgtgtatgatttgtatccGATACCAGACACTATAGAAAGTGATATTAGAGATTCAATACAAACACATAATACATAATCTCACTCAATCAGTCGGATTAAAACACCACCCAATTACTACATACTGCAGCACTATTACATAGTGAAGTGATATTTTCTGTTGCTTGGAAATGTTATCTGACATTTTCGATCACCCAAAATCAAAGGATCCGTTCCTATCCTTCATTTATTAATTCTATGTTCTATCTTCGGACAAACCAAGGTCACGGaagaataaatacatgtatgttgtacatACAATTTGCTAAAATTATCATCCGTTTCAccatttctttgaaaaaaaacccctcCTTTTTGCTTCAGGTTTTGTTAaacaaaaatttgaattatagtaaatattaaaaattttcaCAGCACCATGACAATACAATGTATTCCCATTAAGCCTGTCAGATTAGCTATGTATAACATCCACCAGAATGTTTCAGCTTTATCTTAAAACACATTTCAGATTTCAACATTCAATTGAAATTTCTAATAAGTGTACATGCACACACTCTCACATGCCTACATACATAAGATACATTTCTCAAAATCACCTCTTTCACAAAGACAATAATAACAGTTGTAGCACTCACTGAGGATATCATCACATCATCTCACAACTTAACAATTAAATGTCCACAGTATTAATGCCAGGACAAAAAATAGTATGCAATGTGAGATTTCTAGACAGTTTCTTTATATACAAGCTACATAAATATTAccttattttcatgaaattcacaaaaatGTGGTGTGTGCATCACAGCAAACGACAAGAAATTAAGATGTCTACATTCTGTACCAAACACAAATAACAGTGTAATCTAAAATCTAGATTATAAAGTATTATATCTTAAGCAAACTAAAAAATCACAAtgatttcagtattttttttacccccccccccaaaaaaaaaatccacctCCAAATAATTGTATGAAAGTCCCTGTTTATATCAAacacatgtgtaaatattgatgcattgcaaTTGAAAAACGATATCAAATTTGCAAAATCACcatttctcaaaattcaccaaaatatcttatttttacCCCAAAAAATACTCTTTCTGAATAGTGaaagaaaaatacatttgatatatgaTAGAATTCAGTTTGGCTATGAAGCAATTTTTTAATCGATAGGAGAAAGGAATGATAaagattttatatcaatttctaaAAATCTAAGGTCccaaaaatatagcaaaaaatcaaaattcttGTAATCTGTACAGCGAGTTGatatgtccatactacaatgctACTATCCAAGTTTTGCGGAAATAACATTGAAACTtttttgagaaactgagctaaacacaaaacttcAAAAGTTCAGATTCCCAGCATCTCTAATTTCCAGAGTCGCTGGTCCATAAATTTTGGATAATATTCGAAAAATTAATGATATGTTGAGATGTTcactatgtgatctaactatataccaagttGGTCttatactttctgagaaactgATCTAAATGCAAAACTTAAACATGAAATGTTGACGCCGCAGCAGTCACCACCAGGAAAAGTAACACAATCGCCTCGCTTCACAACTTCGTCACAGCCGAAACAAAAACTATTGGAAACTGATATtacagtttgataaaacaaGTTATTATGACATATAAAGGACATATAGCTATATGTTTTATCAGCGATAAGCCCATGCCTTTTTATATCGTTATTTGATTACacattaaaaatagttttcatatttattctaatatctatatagactGTCCCCCGAGATTTagatatcagttatatacatgtatacatgtatatagatacattttGTGTATGGTCTTTAAGGACCGAGAAGCAACTTGTTACTAGTACAAAGTAGCAGTTGTTGGTTGGCAAAGTGGATATCACACTGACTTGACTCTTAATAGGTTTATTCCCTGATAGAAAGTGATAGTGTATGGGTTGTCTTTGTCTCCTCTGGGTTCCTCTCACAGAAACACCCCTTGGCCAACAAGACTGATTAATAAAgggtaaaatataataaaatagataCATTAAGTTAATCTTAACTTATTCTGTGTTGCATGTCATtatcatacaggtaattaaACAGGGACATAAAAGTGTGGGAGAGAATTACTCTCTAAGACAACCTCTATACACATAACAtcttaatacattttttgtagGTTGAAAGTACCATTCTGTAAAATCAGAAATGGCATTCTGCATCATTCTACATAAATTATAAAGTGTTTATCAATACAGCTGCATGACTTAGTTTGATACTAACTGAACAATGATTgtacctttatacaatataatataatggtatgtTTTGTATCATGTTCAGAACAATGAAGATACTTTCAAGGTGACTTAAACAACAATGTCATTATGTTTTATACACTACTACAAGGTAACCACAGTATTAATCCTGAAATAAGCCCAGGGGGTTGTCGCATAGCCTCTGTCTAAAAGTCGTGACGATGGGCTTTTTACAGGACAATGAGATGAAATTTGTTGGCCGATTCCATTGAACAGCAATATATGCATGACAAAGCTTATTTttaggcatgggcttattgccagataaAAACAGTATGATGATGTTAAACTATTTCAGTTTTCCATTCATCATCTTGAAACAATAAGCTCAAACAGGATTGATGCTTTACTGATTAAATGATGGAATGATCAAAtttccttatacatgtataaataaactaGAATATCCACTTTATTTTAAGTGTATTGTCATAGTTGCTGGGTTTTCTAGGTAGGCCTTCCACACGTTAGAAAATCGGGCCATAGTTGCGCCCTCTATCACACGATGATCTGCTGACCAGCTGACATTCATAATATGTGTTTTCCTCACATTACCCTCCTCGTCGTATCTCGGCAGCACCTGTACAGAGACAACTTGGGATTATCAACATGCTACTTTCATTGTAGACATTTTCTTTAATACCACATAGCTGTCTTAATACTGAACAGTCGCAAATTAATGTGGTACCACAGAGATAAACAGGTATGGGTTTACTTTTTGAAGGCGACACAAAAACtgatatgtacaatgttgtCCTCTACTTTGTGTTGAATTTATTGTCTTCCATGTATGATTGAAGTTCATACAGTGTAATGTGGTATTTCATGATGAGAAAAGAGCTttatttgtgtaatgttattaTACAGCTTATATCCACAGATTAAcccaatacattgtattagaCATTATAGATAAGCTATAAACTTCTGTTTTAAATGCTCTCTTTGAAACATTTATAGTAAGAAGCTTATTCCATGTAAGTTAACATTGTTaccaggtacaatgtatatacttttgtttttgatattgtttttaatcATGTTTAATAAGAACTTGGTATTTCCAGATCAATTTTGAAGTACATATTATCCTCTTCTGTACACACCTTCATCACATATGAATACATAAGAAATCTTCGACAGaaatatatctaccatacattgACATATTCTCACCTGAAATTTCCCAAGTGCTCCTATAGCTACCTGTGGTGGAAGTACAACTGGCTTAGCATAAGTGCCACCGATCTGACAAAAAACAAAGGTAAAACTGTAGAAAATTGACAACCCAGCATAAATCTTAATCAAAGTGTGCTGTGCATAAGGGACTGATATAAAGGAGTAAAAGAAGTAGTACATAAATATAGAAAGTCAGGAAATAGGAAGACtactgttttatttttcaagtaaTTTTGCATTTCTGGATGGTTACTGTTGATAAACATGTTATTTTCGGGAATGATATCAACTTTGAAAGGGCTGTGGTTTCAATTGGCATACTAGCTATGATTAACTTTAATGTAACACTCCAGATAGGTgagataaatagaggttacacaacgagtggttgttggatatggaatttatttcacacgagtaagttattttttaaaagttacaaaagacacgagctttagcgagtgttttttgcaacttttaaaaaataacttactcgtgtgaaataaattccatatccaacaatttcgagtcgtgtgacctgtttctaccacaataatatcggcttgaatgAAAGGGACCAAGTATAATTccgcgtatgcaaataaaatgtaccggtgacgtccgggacccagtgatgtgacgtcattagattattgatgaagtcaataacaattgcagcttgggtcaaagttcaccgtgttagccaataaaaatgcgtacagagattataccacgtgtggtataaacagattgttaattaacagctgtaatgattaactgatggtctgagagttgaataacacagggtattgtggtagaaatagggTTAACTTATTGGACTTCCATCACCACTGAAGTTAAATCTTGAAGTAAAGTACCCTGGTAAGTTACACATAACAGTCCACATTTCATTGAGACATTTATTGATTTCATTGTTACTTATAATTTTATCTACACTATACAAAAATACTTCCTTATGCACATGTCAAACTCTAACCTAAACCAAATATTATGATAACTTACTGCTCCAATATTCGACAAAGAAAATGTGCCTCCTGACATATCGGCTGTTGACAGCTTTCCTTCCAGTCCCAATGCATGTAGCCTGTTGAGCTCTGCAGCGATCTCATATACACTCAAAGACTGTACATTCTTTACATTTGGAACGATTAGCCCTTCAATGGTATCCATAGCTATGCCAATGTTATGAGCAGcctaaaattacaaaatatgataCAATTTTACTGCAGATGAATTAAATGTAGTACATTGTAATCTGACATGGCTATGAATTTTTGTAAGGAACAGTAGAAGATATCCTTTCCTAAATCAATCCCTAAATCAGTGTAGTTTTTCGTACCATAAAATGCACTGGATTTATATCTCCctcataacaaaaacaaaacacccccccccccccaaaaaaaaaaattgggataACATATATGAAACTTGTTTGCAAAACAGTGGAATTGCATTATATTCATCTTCATAACAAATTTACATTTGGgcattgtgacatcacaatgatTAAGATGTTGTGAACGTAATCAgcatttctaaaaatagaaaaatcaGGTCAACATCTCAAAATATTAACCTCCAAGTGACTGTGTTTAAGCCAATGAAATAAGTTTAGAGCTcgttattttgtatttttgttttgcaCGTGTATAACCACAAAAATTAAAGTTGTCATCGTTATTACCCAGCTTGTTATATTGCAGGATGATAAAATAACATTGGTTAGCATGGTCACTTcactgcaatagacatggagGGGCTTTTTACCAGATATGGACTGCATTCATGctaaatttataaaatgtaaaaaaattatGCGATTAAATTCAAGATGATTATTATAAAGACAGTATTTTTATGAGAAGTTCCAGTGAAGAATTTGTTATCTAGTCAGTGTAACATACCAGATATGTAATATTTTCACAACCACTGTCCACAGAGGCATTCAATATGGGAAATTGATGTAATGCCATTGAGGTCGCCTAAaatccaaaatgaaataattagtAATTTAGATTTACAGTTTTTTCCAACCAGTCAAGTACATATGATTATTAATAGTGGTGACAACTTAAATCTTGAATCAATTAAATAATTGTGTGAAAATCTAATCTAAAAAGTTAAGCCTTAGCTCCAATTTctctttatcaaaataattcagGAACCAATcatataccaatataccaaacaatatagaaatattccAATGAATGATTTCAGTTGATTTTGTAGGTATTGCTAAATGATAAGTTTCACAAAAAAACATTTAGCCCAATAGTACAAATACTGGCAATCAAAATAAACACCTACAGAAATGTACAGACCTTAATGATGAATGGCATGTATGAGAATTTCATTCCTGATGCTGCAGTCACTGCTTTTGCACTTTCCCTCAACAGAACAAGTCTAGTCACATCAATCTCATCACAATATCCAAACAATGGGACACTGTTAGCCTCTGTCATAGACTTCACCATGGCTTTTCTAACTCCCTTTATAGGTTCTGTCTTGTCCTTTCCGATCGGGATAGCAACTGCTGGTACAACAGGACGTGGGGAAGTCACTGGTGTAGGGACAGCAACAGGCGTAGCGACAGGGGTGGGGATAGGGGTAGGGGCTGCCACAGGTGGCGCTCCTCCTTGTATGTGCCTCATAATGTCCTCTTTCAACACACGGCCATCTTTACCTGTACTAGTGACATCAGACAACTTGatctgaaaatattttttacagttTGGTTATAAAATACATGATAAAATAAAGTTTCACTTAATACAGTTGTATAATTGTATGCCCCACGATCAAACTTACTCTGGATTGTTTCACATACAAGAACATGTAAATTTGACATAAGATTTAAGTAAAATATAAGATACACAAATTCGGGGAAAGGGTGAGGGAGATTGTCCAAAAAAAGTGGCCACTTTACACAGGCTTCATGACACACTGGACACACAAAGTGCTACACAACAATAagaatttgaactttgacctcaaTATGACCTGAAACCTAAGTATTTGGCACACTGCCTTGCTTGTTGTCACCTTACGTACATTCATGATATTTCACTGACTTACCTCCAGAAGTATCAAGTCATGGTCAAGACAATTAATTTGACCTTTAACTTCAATGTTACCATGACTTTAGGCATACCAACTAGAAAACATGGTATGGGACACATTACCTTGTCATCCTAGCTACATTGATGGAGTTTTATTGACCAACCATTATCCATCCTGGAGTACAACTAGGTAAGAGGTAATCATAGGTAACAAAGTCACATGTCAATTACACTCTATACATATAGTCACACTTACTGAATTCTCCATGGCAATCTTCCTGACAGCAGGAGTAGCAAGGACTTTCTGTTTGAAGACCTGAGGTTGGGGTTGCTCATCTTCTGATGAAGAGGAGGAAGAGGAACTGGAATCATCAGACTCATCCAAGTCTATAGAAACAAATGgaattaaattaattgaatttcATTTGGTCCATATTGTATGACATCAGGCTATGAGGAACCAGAAATTGGAATCAACTATGCAAATTAGGTCTAACTAGGAAGCAGGTGGTTGGATTATTTTCTATGAAAGATATCCTGtggtctttttttttaatgcacAAGTATCAGCTTGTCtttatttaaatgtgattttctGACAGAAAATTCAACTGGTGGTGCAGAATTATATACCAGGTACACTTGCAGATAAAATTGTAATTAAAGTGATTTACATTTGTTCTGGTGAACTCACCTGTTCCTTTATTAAACATTAAATGATTCAAGGCATATTGAAATGTCTAAAACCACATTACTCCTTCCTTCTCAAgagttttaaagatttaagaATTTTTTGTTAAGTCTTAAGATCttttatcaatcattatttACTTATTTCAGATTTCAGACAATCAGAATGGGATACAACTGGGAAGATGATttttaatataatgaaaaatgagtttaaaatcaatatacatgtagggaAATCCTCAAAACATTTGTGCACACTAACATCCTTTATACCTGTATCCTTGTCTGTTTCAATGTCAACAAGTGGATCCCCAACCTGGGCAACATCATCTAGCTCATAGTAGAGTTTGCGGATGATTCCGTCATAACGGCTAGTAATGGTTACAGAAGCCTTGTCACTCTGTACCTGACAGATACTGTCAAACTGCTTCACATGGTCTCCTACACTCACGTACCTGATCCACAAAACAAATTGCattttagttagttactggtttactgcctacatgactcagTCAAATGCTAAGTTTCTTCTCACGGACTGTAGTCATTGTTCTGTCCAAGTGAAGATTAAATTCAGAAGTCTAAATGTTGTAATGTATATGCATAGTGTATCAAAACCTGATGATGTCAGGGAAAAACTCTTATGTTTTTATGCATATTTGTTCAAAGCAGCAAATCTGTTATTGAGAAAATATTGAATTCCAAAGTTTTTTTGTAAGAAATGCTCATCACAAAATATACCTGATTAGGCTGATGTCAGTGGTAAAGCTAAAGTACTGCAGCAAGTGATAACTAATCAGAAAATATGAAATCTTTATTAATTCTCACCATTCTTTGACATTAACTTCTTTGATACCTTCTCCAATATCGGCAAGTTTAAAAGGAATAGTTTGCCCACAGCAAACTGCAAATAGTAAACAAAActttatacatattacaaaattttgaatagAAATATAACAGAAGACAGGTTTATTCCTGTAAAAGACTTTGTCCACTATA from the Pecten maximus chromosome 4, xPecMax1.1, whole genome shotgun sequence genome contains:
- the LOC117325457 gene encoding lipoamide acyltransferase component of branched-chain alpha-keto acid dehydrogenase complex, mitochondrial-like; translation: MASLQAARRLSRDLLCRARLISPASVRGIHSKYQQNSRATQKRPQRIWKDNTVYQLRKFQTSTVCCGQTIPFKLADIGEGIKEVNVKEWYVSVGDHVKQFDSICQVQSDKASVTITSRYDGIIRKLYYELDDVAQVGDPLVDIETDKDTDLDESDDSSSSSSSSSEDEQPQPQVFKQKVLATPAVRKIAMENSIKLSDVTSTGKDGRVLKEDIMRHIQGGAPPVAAPTPIPTPVATPVAVPTPVTSPRPVVPAVAIPIGKDKTEPIKGVRKAMVKSMTEANSVPLFGYCDEIDVTRLVLLRESAKAVTAASGMKFSYMPFIIKATSMALHQFPILNASVDSGCENITYLAAHNIGIAMDTIEGLIVPNVKNVQSLSVYEIAAELNRLHALGLEGKLSTADMSGGTFSLSNIGAIGGTYAKPVVLPPQVAIGALGKFQVLPRYDEEGNVRKTHIMNVSWSADHRVIEGATMARFSNVWKAYLENPATMTIHLK